ACAGGGACTTATACACTTCCTGTTATTATTTCTAATATTCCTTCAAATGTAGTTTTGCAAACAGTGTTACCTTCTAGCCTCGAGGTAAAGATATACTGATGAAGTACAGAATTTGCTATGAAGGAATTCCTCTAAAAGTCCTTGCAAACGAGGATAATAAAATATACAAGGTCGAATTCTTAAAGTCCTGCAAAGAAAACGATAGCACATTCTTAGTTGAGTTTTTGAATCTTTTGAAGGGCAATAAAAGTGCATTCAGTATTGACTTTGAAAGCATTGACGAGGCAATACGTCCAATACTTCAAGAGGTTCACAAAATACCCTTCGGTGCCGTTACAACTTATGGTGATGTCTCAAAGAAAGTCTTCAACACAAATAATTACGCACGATTTGTTGGGTTTGCGCTTTCAAAAAATCCTATACCAGTACTTATCCCATGCCACAGAGTTATTGACAGAAATTTGAGGCTCCATGGCTTTGCTGGAGGGCTTTCTTTGAAGGAAAAGCTCCTTGAAATTGAAGGAGTAAGCATAAAAAATGGAAAAGTTGACAAACGCTTTCTTGTTAATCTCTAAGCCTTATGGAATTACCTCGAGGAAGTTTTTAAACGAGATATCTACGGTTTTGGGCGAAAAACGGATAGGGCACCTTGGGACACTTGATCCAATGGCAACAGGTTTGTTGTTTGTTGCGGTTGGAAAATTTACTCGCCTGTTGCCTTATGTAAACCTTCCGACAAAAGAGTATGTTATTGAGATTATATTTGGCATAGAAACAGACACCTGGGATATCACGGGAAAGGTGCTCAATAGTGTAGATGTAGCCGTTAAGGAAAGCGACATTCTTCGGATACTCCCAAAATTCACAGGGAAAATAAAGCAGCGAATTCCTTTCTTCTCTGCAAAGAAATTAAAAGGCGTTGAACTCTACAAACTTGCTCGAAATGAGACATTTATCGAGGCATTCAAGGAAGTTGAGATTTTGGGGATCGAGTATGTAAGTTTTAGAGATAATAAACTTGTTCTTCGTGTTACATCAAGCACAGGCACTTATATGCGTTCCCTTGCTTACGAACTTGGGCTTGCTTTAGGCGTTCCTGCAACTCTGTCTGCAATTACTCGCACTAAAATCGGAAATCTTTCAATAAATCTTGCAACAACTCTAAACAGGCTTAAGAAAGGCGATTTCTCAAAAGGGCTTATACCCCCACAGGCTGTCATTAATGCTCCAATGATTATTGTCGATGGTGATCTTTTTAGAATTGGGAAGCCCCAGGATTTAACGCAAGCAATTGTCCTTGATAAGAATTAC
Above is a window of Caldisericum sp. DNA encoding:
- a CDS encoding MGMT family protein, translated to MKYRICYEGIPLKVLANEDNKIYKVEFLKSCKENDSTFLVEFLNLLKGNKSAFSIDFESIDEAIRPILQEVHKIPFGAVTTYGDVSKKVFNTNNYARFVGFALSKNPIPVLIPCHRVIDRNLRLHGFAGGLSLKEKLLEIEGVSIKNGKVDKRFLVNL
- the truB gene encoding tRNA pseudouridine(55) synthase TruB — protein: MEKLTNAFLLISKPYGITSRKFLNEISTVLGEKRIGHLGTLDPMATGLLFVAVGKFTRLLPYVNLPTKEYVIEIIFGIETDTWDITGKVLNSVDVAVKESDILRILPKFTGKIKQRIPFFSAKKLKGVELYKLARNETFIEAFKEVEILGIEYVSFRDNKLVLRVTSSTGTYMRSLAYELGLALGVPATLSAITRTKIGNLSINLATTLNRLKKGDFSKGLIPPQAVINAPMIIVDGDLFRIGKPQDLTQAIVLDKNYNVIGIGEIKGTLKPKVVIDENNRIS